GCCACGGGAGGACCAGCCAGGGCACGGCCGTCGAGGCGATCGCGGCCGGGACCGGGGTGCCGAGGACGGTGAGGGTGAGCACGAGCACGCCGAGCGAGGCTCCGAGCGTGACCAGCCGCAGGGCCATGAGCTCGCGCCACGACCGGCGGTAGCGCATGAACGCAGTCGTCGTCGACGCCAGCCAGAGCGCCACCGCGAGGAGCAGCACGGCCGGAGCCGGCGCCAAGCGGAGGTCGGCGAGCAACGCACCCGGGGTCGTCAGGAGGGGGAGTGCCACCGCTGCGGCCGTCCCGGCGACCACGGCGATCGCAGCCGCAGCCGCAGTGACCGAACCGAGCGAACGGAGTGCGTCGATCCTCCTGTCCGAACGGTTCCCGGCCCGCGCCTGGTCCGCCTCGCGTCGGAAACGGGCCACGAGCAGCGGCGACACGGCGACCAGGGCCATCTGCAGCGGGCCGGCGACGAGGGTCGTGCTGGTCCGCACCGCACCGGCTTCGACGAGCCCGCTCGTCCACCCGACCATCGTGACCACGGCTGCGGTGACGCAGCCGACCAGGAACCCGTCGAGCATCATCCACGGGATGTCCCGGCCGGCGGTCCGGAGGTACGTACGTACCGCGACGTGCGTCCCGGGTGCGTGACGGAGCAGGAGGGTCGCGGCCGCAGACCACGTCGCGACCGCGAGGGAGCCCGTCACGACGACGATCCTCGTGCGCTCGCCGATCGAGGGGCCGAACGCGAGGGCAGTGGCACCGAGCGCGAGGACGGCGAGGTGGGCGGCGTCCCCGGCGGCGGCGCGGCGGAACCGCCCGCTGGCGAGCTCGGTGGTCCTGGCGGCGTTCCATGCTGCGGCACCGAGCAGTGCCACCGCGAGCGCCGCGGCACTCCACCCCAGCGCGAGCCGCTGTGCGACGGCGCTGACGGTGAGCGCCGCCGGCAGCGCTGCGGCGAGCTGGAGGCGGAGGCCGGCGGCGCGGTGTGCGTCGGCGGCGGCAGGGTCTCCTGCGCACCACGTCAGCACCGGCTGCGAGACCCCGGCGAGGGTGGCGAGCGCGACGTAGTGCACCGAGAGGACCAGGGCGAGTGCGCCCCATCGCTCCGGCGCCAGGGCCGTCGTGCCGATCAGCGTCAGGGTCACCTGACCCATGCTCAGGAGCACCTGCGCGAGGAGAGGCCATCGGAACTGTCGCACCACGTGAGTATATCGTATGATATTGATATGACAGTAGACGCCCCTCTTGAATTCGACGCGCTCCCCAGGCGTGCACTGACCGGGATCCCTGTGGTCGTGGCCGACCGCGGTCAGGCCGTCGGCCACCTCATCGAGCTGGCGCGTGCCGGCCGCCCCGGTGACGTGCACCTGGCGAACTCCTACGTGATGTCGCTCGCCGCACGCGACCCTGAGTACCGCCGGATCCTGATCGAGTCGGCCGCCGTCTACCCCGACGGCAAGCCGCTCTCGTGGGCATCCCGACTGCTACCGGGTCCGCGGTTGTCGCAGGTGCGCGGACCGTCGCTCTTCCCGGACGTGCTTGATCGAGGACGCACTCGCGGTGTCCGGCACTACCTCCTCGGCAACACGGACGAGGTGCTCGAGGCGATGCGCCGCGAACTCGAGCGACGCTTCCCCGGAGTCCTGATCGTCGGGACGCACAAGTCGTACTTCCGACCGATGACCGACGAGGAGCAACGCGCGCAGGACGACGACATCCGCGCCGCGGACCCGGACATCGTGTGGGTCGGACTCGGCACTCCGCTGCAGGACGCCGAGACCCGGCGTCTGGCGCAGGAGGTCGGGGTGCTCGCGATCGGTGTCGGGGTGGTGTTCGACTTCGTCGCGGGTACCAAGCCGGAGGCCCCGGCATGGACGACACGACTCGGTGTCGAGTGGCTGTTCCGCCTCTGCTCCGAACCCCGACGCCTGTGGCGACGGTACCTCGTGGGCAACGCGGTGTTCCTC
The sequence above is drawn from the Curtobacterium sp. MR_MD2014 genome and encodes:
- a CDS encoding WecB/TagA/CpsF family glycosyltransferase; translation: MADRGQAVGHLIELARAGRPGDVHLANSYVMSLAARDPEYRRILIESAAVYPDGKPLSWASRLLPGPRLSQVRGPSLFPDVLDRGRTRGVRHYLLGNTDEVLEAMRRELERRFPGVLIVGTHKSYFRPMTDEEQRAQDDDIRAADPDIVWVGLGTPLQDAETRRLAQEVGVLAIGVGVVFDFVAGTKPEAPAWTTRLGVEWLFRLCSEPRRLWRRYLVGNAVFLWAVLRQLASRTRS